The sequence below is a genomic window from Sphingomonas crusticola.
CATCCGCGGTGCCGAGAGCGACCAGACCGTGGTCGTGATCGACGGTGTGAAGCTGAACGATCCGGCGGCGCCCGGCGGCGGCTATGATTTCGGCGACCTGTTCGTGGGCGATGCCGCACAGATCGAAGTGTTGCGCGGCCCGCAATCGACCTTGTGGGGCAGTCAGGCGATTGGCGGCGTCGTCAATATCGTCACAACGCTGCCGAGTGCGGGCACCCAAGGATCGGCGCAGGTGGAAGGCGGATCGCGTGGCACCGCGAGCGGCCGGGCGGCGGTCGGCGGCGCCAGCCAGAGCGTGCAGTGGCAGCTGGCCGGCAATGCCTTCCGTACCGATGGTATCTCGGCGATCGCGCCGGAATATGGCGGCCGTGAGCGCGACGGCTATCGCCATATCGGCGGCAGCGGACGCGTGCTGGCGGACGTCACTTCGAACGTCAGCGTCGATCTGCGCGGCTATTGGAGCCACGGTAAGGTTGACCTCGATTCCAGCTTCGGCGCGCCCGACACAGCCGAATATCAGAAGTCGACCAACTGGATCGGCTATGCGGGCGTCAATATCGCCTTGCTCGACGGTCGTCTCAAGAACCGCATCGCCTATACGCGCGACCAGATCGACCGCGGCAATTTCGATCCGAGCCTTGGCGCCGATGACAAGACGTTCGATTCGCGCGGACGCAACGATCATATCGAATATCAGGGCAGCCTTGCGATCGTGCCGGGCTGGGACGCGATCTTCGGCGCAGAGCATGAGCATTCCAGCTTCCGCGCCGCGTCTCCCTATAGCAATGACCGCGCCAACGTTTCGATCGACAGCCTTTACGGCCAGATCAACGGGACGGTGCTCGATCATCTGACGCTCACCGGCGGCGTGCGTTACGACGATCATCAGGTCTATGGTGGCAAGACCTTGTTCTCGGCAGGCGGCGTGTGGGCCTCGGGTGGCACCATCGTCCGGGCAAGCTACGGCGAGGGCTTCAAGGCGCCGACCTTGTACCAACTTCATAGCGATTACGGCAACCTGGCGCTGGAGCCGGAGCGCGCACACGGCTGGGATGCGGGCATCGAGCAGCGTCTCGGCACGCATTTCACGGTTTCGGCAACCTGGTTCGACCGCGACACACGCAACCTGATCCAGTTCGCATCAACGCCACCGCGCGCCGACCGGCCGTTCGGCTATTATTCGAACGTCGCCAAGGCCAGCGCACATGGGATCGAGGCGGCCGCCGCGGCGATATTCGGGCCGCTCGCTTTCCATGCTAACTATACATGGACGGACGCCGAAGATCGCTCACCCGGCACTGCCCATGGCAAGGACCTCATCCGCCGCCCGCATGACACGGCGAGTGCCGATGTCAGCTATCGATGGTCGTTCGGCCTGGTCATTACCGCGGCGGTGACGAGGGCCAGCCACAGCTTCGAGGACGCGGCGAACACGACCCGGCTGGGCGGCTATACATTGGTCGATCTGCGCGCGGAGCTACCGATCGGCCATGATCTGACGCTGTTCGGGCGGGTCGAGAACCTGTTCGACGAGAAGTATCAGACGGCCTACCGCTACGGAACGCTTGGCCGCAGCTTCTACGGCGGCGTGCGCGCCAAGTTCTGACGACATCCCATCGTCACCCCGGAACCAGTCCGGGGTGACGATGGGCTTAAACCTGGATTTCCCCTTCGTCCTCGCCGTCCCAATAATGGATGCGCGAGGCATGGACCTTGATCAGCACCAGACGGGCGTCTCGACGCCGTCCTTGAACCAGCGTTCTAGGTCCTTATTCCAATGGGCTTCGAACTGATTCTTGTCGCGGATCAGCTCCGCCTGGCCTTCGATGGCGACAAAGAAGGGACGCATGCCGAGCATGCCGGCCTTGCCCTGGAAGGAAAGTCCAACCTGCGGATCGCGGCCGATATCCTGCACCATCAGCGTGTCGTCGGAGGTGAAGTAGAAACTGTCGCCGTCATAATCGACGTCGCGATTGTTGCTCATCGGGCGCGCGCCGATGGCGCCGTTGGTGGCGCGGGTCGAGAGCATCGTGAAATCGATGTCGCGCATCTTTTCTGAAATTTCGGCGAGCGTCTTGGTCATGCATCGGGCTCCTGTTTTGCGATTGAACGCTTCGCCTGCGACAGAGGTTCAGCACGCGACCGCGAAACGGGAATCATGACCGATGCCGACGATCCTCCTGCTGATTTTATCCAATCTTTTCATGACCACCGCCTGGTATTGGCACCTCAAAGGCGGGATGCACAAACAGCTGTGGCTGGTGGTGCTGATCAGCTGGGGCATCGCCTTCTTCGAATATTGCCTGGCGGTGCCGGCCAATCGGCTCGGCTATGCGAGCGGATGGAGCGGGGGGCAGCTAAAGATCGCGCAAGAGGCGATCACCCTGATCATCTTCGGCGGCTTCATGGTGCTGGTGCTGGGCGAGCCCTTGCATTGGCGCCACCTTGCCGCCTTCCTGTGCATCATGGCAGCGGTGGCCTTCCTGTTCGTCGGCAAACCTTGAAAGCCGGCGAAGGCGCGCGCAGAGGGTCGCGGTGGCGCTGATCCTCGGCCTTGAATCCTCATGCGATGAGACCGCGGCGGCGGTGGTGACCTCGGACGCCCGAGTGCTGTCGCACAGATTGGCGGGGCAGGAGGCGGCGCATCGTCCTTATGGCGGCGTCGTGCCGGAGATTGCGGCGCGTGCCCATGTCGAGGTGCTGACGCCGCTGACGGAGGCTGCGCTCAAGGACGCCGGGGTCACGCTCGGACAGATCGACGCCATCGCCGCGACGGCCGGGCCGGGGCTGATCGGTGGAGTCATGGTCGGGCTGGTGACGGGCAAGACGCTCGCGCTGGCGGCAGGCAAGCCTTTCATCGGCATCAACCATCTCGAAGGCCACGCTTTGTCGCCACGGCTCGCCGATCCGGATCTGGAATTTCCCTATCTGCTGCTGCTCGTATCGGGCGGACATTGCCAATTGCTCGAGGTACGCGGCGTGGGCGATTATCGCCGGCTGGCGACCACGATTGACGACGCTGCCGGCGAAGCGTTCGACAAATCGGCGAAATTGCTGGGGTTAGGCTTTCCCGGCGGTCCGGCGGTGGAGGCGGCCGCGCGCGCGGGCGATCCCAAAGCGGTGCCTTTGCCCCGTCCTCTGGTGGGCTCGGCCGAACCGCATTTTTCTTTCGCTGGTTTGAAAAGTGCGGTGCTGCGCGCGCGCGACGCCGGCCTCTATTCGGCGGAAGATATCGCGGCATCGTTCCAGCAGGCGGTGATCGACTGCCTGGTCGATCGCACGCGCCGCGCGATCGGGCGCGCATCCGGGATGAATGCCTTGGTGGTGGCGGGCGGTGTTGCCGCCAACGATGCGATTCGCGACGCCCTGCAGACGCTGGCCGGACAGCATGATCTACGGTTCGTCGCTCCGCCAATGTGGCTTTGCACCGATAATGCCGCGATGATCGCCTGGGCGGGCGCGGAGCGGTTCGCGCTGGGCCTGACCGACCCGCTCGACATGCCGGCGCGCGCGCGCTGGCCGCTCGACCCTTCGGCGGAAAGGGCGCGCGGCGCGGGGGTGAAGGCATGAGGATCGGCGTGATCGGCGGCGGGGCCTGGGGCACCGCGCTGGCGCAGGTGGCGAGCGCGGGCGGCGAGGTCTTGTTGTGGGCCTACGAACCGGAAGTGGTCCAGGCCATCAACGCCGCACACGAAAATCCGATCTTCCTGCCCGGGGTTGCACTGTCCCCGGTCATCGAAGCGACGGGCGATCTCGCGGCTCTGGCGCAGTGCGAGGCTTTGCTGGTGGTGACGCCGGCGCAGCATATGCGGCACATTTTGGCGGCGGCCCCGATCGACGAGCGGCCGCTCATTCTGTGTTCCAAGGGGATCGAAGCCGAAACGATGGCGCTGATGTCGGAGGCGGCGGCGGAGACGTGCCCCGCCGCGCCGATCGCGGTCTTGTCCGGACCGACCTTTGCCAGCGAAGTCGCCAACGGCCTGCCGACGGCGGTGACGCTTGCCTGCGCGGATGAGGCGGTGGCAACGCGGCTGGCGACACGCATCGCCCGGCCCGGCTTTCGCCCCTATCGCTCGACTGATGTCGTGGGCGCCGAGATTGGCGGTGCGGTCAAGAATGTGCTCGCGATCGCCTGCGGCGTCGTCGAGGGCGCCGGGCTCGGCAAGAATGCGCGCGCGGCCCTGATCGCGCGCGGCTTTGCGGAGATGACGCGTTTCGGACTGGCGCGGGGCGCCAGACCGGAGACGCTGGCGGGCATGTCCGGCCTGGGCGATCTGGTGCTAACCTGCTCGTCGGAGCAATCGCGCAATTTCTCGCTGGGGATGGGCCTCGGCCAGGGGCGCGATGCGGCGAGCATGATGGCGGACCGCCGCACGGTCGCCGAAGGGGCTTTCACCGCGCCGGTGCTGGTGCGGGCCGCGCGGGCCGTCGGCGTCGAACTGCCGATCTCGGAAGCGGTGGCAGCTTTGCTGGAAGGCAAGGTCAGCGTGAATGCCGCGGTCGTGGCGCTGCTGGCGCGGCCGTTAAAGGACGAGGCGATTTAGAACGAGGTGCTAGCGCAGCGCTTGCGCCGCGAGCCCGGCGCAATCAGCGTCGGGCGCCGGCTCGACATGCGGCCCGGCAATGGCATTGCCGATCAGCTTGAAGACGGTGCCGACCGTCTTGGGCACACTCTGCGGCACCACCTTGGGCTCCGACAGGCTTCCGGACACGATGATCGGGATAGGCAGGCGAACCGCATGTTTGAGCTTGGGCTGGCCGGAAAGCGTCAGGCCCAGCCGCTCCGTCGCAAGGTTGATCGTGCCCTTGCCCTGCGTGCGGGAGACGTCGGTATCGAGCAGCAGCGGCGCCGCCGTGGCGATACCGCCCTTCATGTCGAAGCGGGCGATGAGGCAGCGCAGCGCTGCCTTGTCCGATTTGTCCTCGAACAGCGCACGACCCGCATCGGAGCCTAGCAACAAAGCGGCGCGGCGATTGACCGCGCCATTCCGGCCGACGACGCCGATGGTACCGCTGGCCTGGCCGATCGCGGCACGAACCGTGCGCCCGCTGCCCTCCAAATGTATCCGCGCCGCCAGCGCTCCCGAGGCAAGATCGCCGAGCATCGCCTCGAGTCGGGCATTACCGACGCGTAGATCGAGCGTCAGGCGAGGCGTGCCCGATTGGTGTCGGACGCGGGCCATGCCCGTCAGCCGGCCCTGGCCGAGCGTGGCGACGAGCGGCTTGGCGGTAAGTACGCCATGGTCGAGCGTAAGCGTGCCACGCAGCGCCCGGAAGGTCGAAGGCTGCTTGAACAGCAGGCGCTTGATATCGAAATCGATGGTGCCGTCCGTGCGCTGCATATGTTCGAGGTGGATCGCGGTGTCCGGGAAAATGCGCGGGCCGATCGCCTTGCGCTTGGCGGCGGCGCGGGCGAGCCCCTCGTTGGAGGCGAGATCGTCGAAGTCGAGGCCGGTCGAGACGATATTGCCGTCCACCCTTGTGCGCCCATCGCGCTTCGCCACGGTGACGTCACCCGCGAGCGCCGAGCGGCCCAGACGGAGATCGAGTTTGCGAACCGCCCAATCCGCGCGGTCGTGACGCAGGTTGGCGGTCAGCCGCACCGGCTGGGTTCCGGGCAGGCCTGCCTCGATCAGCAAATCGAGGTGCCGTAAATCGT
It includes:
- a CDS encoding TonB-dependent receptor plug domain-containing protein gives rise to the protein MFRFKTVLLASVLATPAFAQQASPPDAATDATEVVVTAVRTPTAIDRVASSVTVIDQAAIEASQQFTISDLIVRTPGVTASRTGGFGTTTGVRIRGAESDQTVVVIDGVKLNDPAAPGGGYDFGDLFVGDAAQIEVLRGPQSTLWGSQAIGGVVNIVTTLPSAGTQGSAQVEGGSRGTASGRAAVGGASQSVQWQLAGNAFRTDGISAIAPEYGGRERDGYRHIGGSGRVLADVTSNVSVDLRGYWSHGKVDLDSSFGAPDTAEYQKSTNWIGYAGVNIALLDGRLKNRIAYTRDQIDRGNFDPSLGADDKTFDSRGRNDHIEYQGSLAIVPGWDAIFGAEHEHSSFRAASPYSNDRANVSIDSLYGQINGTVLDHLTLTGGVRYDDHQVYGGKTLFSAGGVWASGGTIVRASYGEGFKAPTLYQLHSDYGNLALEPERAHGWDAGIEQRLGTHFTVSATWFDRDTRNLIQFASTPPRADRPFGYYSNVAKASAHGIEAAAAAIFGPLAFHANYTWTDAEDRSPGTAHGKDLIRRPHDTASADVSYRWSFGLVITAAVTRASHSFEDAANTTRLGGYTLVDLRAELPIGHDLTLFGRVENLFDEKYQTAYRYGTLGRSFYGGVRAKF
- a CDS encoding DMT family protein, which encodes MPTILLLILSNLFMTTAWYWHLKGGMHKQLWLVVLISWGIAFFEYCLAVPANRLGYASGWSGGQLKIAQEAITLIIFGGFMVLVLGEPLHWRHLAAFLCIMAAVAFLFVGKP
- the tsaD gene encoding tRNA (adenosine(37)-N6)-threonylcarbamoyltransferase complex transferase subunit TsaD, with the translated sequence MALILGLESSCDETAAAVVTSDARVLSHRLAGQEAAHRPYGGVVPEIAARAHVEVLTPLTEAALKDAGVTLGQIDAIAATAGPGLIGGVMVGLVTGKTLALAAGKPFIGINHLEGHALSPRLADPDLEFPYLLLLVSGGHCQLLEVRGVGDYRRLATTIDDAAGEAFDKSAKLLGLGFPGGPAVEAAARAGDPKAVPLPRPLVGSAEPHFSFAGLKSAVLRARDAGLYSAEDIAASFQQAVIDCLVDRTRRAIGRASGMNALVVAGGVAANDAIRDALQTLAGQHDLRFVAPPMWLCTDNAAMIAWAGAERFALGLTDPLDMPARARWPLDPSAERARGAGVKA
- a CDS encoding NAD(P)H-dependent glycerol-3-phosphate dehydrogenase — its product is MRIGVIGGGAWGTALAQVASAGGEVLLWAYEPEVVQAINAAHENPIFLPGVALSPVIEATGDLAALAQCEALLVVTPAQHMRHILAAAPIDERPLILCSKGIEAETMALMSEAAAETCPAAPIAVLSGPTFASEVANGLPTAVTLACADEAVATRLATRIARPGFRPYRSTDVVGAEIGGAVKNVLAIACGVVEGAGLGKNARAALIARGFAEMTRFGLARGARPETLAGMSGLGDLVLTCSSEQSRNFSLGMGLGQGRDAASMMADRRTVAEGAFTAPVLVRAARAVGVELPISEAVAALLEGKVSVNAAVVALLARPLKDEAI
- a CDS encoding AsmA family protein, with translation MDVPAFFRRHRRVWYAVGGTILALLLIIFLILSYGWAYLRGPLEQSLSRQFGRAVTVGALDRIDHGFLQADLRIRDIRVAQPEWAGGGDMIVIRSALVRLPIIPLMFGQARPHSLEVDGLTIALLRQDPLHANWKGFGGGGKGGGGSLQHLTIRNGLLTLDDRKRNHRFTAPFMADDQGLRLAGRGSLAGNPSTIALTGAALTGNKPWPFRFDYRSAIANGTLIGRADHPLDLGHFDARATAWGDDLRHLDLLIEAGLPGTQPVRLTANLRHDRADWAVRKLDLRLGRSALAGDVTVAKRDGRTRVDGNIVSTGLDFDDLASNEGLARAAAKRKAIGPRIFPDTAIHLEHMQRTDGTIDFDIKRLLFKQPSTFRALRGTLTLDHGVLTAKPLVATLGQGRLTGMARVRHQSGTPRLTLDLRVGNARLEAMLGDLASGALAARIHLEGSGRTVRAAIGQASGTIGVVGRNGAVNRRAALLLGSDAGRALFEDKSDKAALRCLIARFDMKGGIATAAPLLLDTDVSRTQGKGTINLATERLGLTLSGQPKLKHAVRLPIPIIVSGSLSEPKVVPQSVPKTVGTVFKLIGNAIAGPHVEPAPDADCAGLAAQALR